The following DNA comes from Macrobrachium rosenbergii isolate ZJJX-2024 chromosome 37, ASM4041242v1, whole genome shotgun sequence.
CATATATTCCTACAAATCAGCTGCCATTTGCTTTGTATTGGAGTACTGCAATACTGAAGTCAGATGCGTCATGCACTGTCGTATATAGCTGTTACCATTCGctgactgaaaaataaagaaaattagtagTGATCAGGATGAAATTcagattaaatatttgtttactgggttacttgaaattaaaacaaggaaaaatttacGTACTGAATTGTGGCATTAAAGATATCTGAAAGTCGAGTACACATCCAaacaaaattgtgacttttgaTAATCAAGAAGCTTGATTTTTGGGGGGTGGAAACGGGGAATACAGGAAGAGCCACATAAATTAGGAGGTTCATTTCCCTTTACAAATAATACCATACATCTAAAATGGTAGATCTAATCTCTCTGacagatttacttatttttctacctactgtactgtaatttcatgTCACCACTGCCAGGCCCCTGTAGGTCTCATTGAAAGGATTTGCTCTTGAACAAAAATTAGCGAGACAATGGCCAAGCTCGAGaagttaaaaaaactaaatgagaaggataaaaaggggaacacaaaagtaaaagaaaaaggcaatgCAGCTGAGGCCAAAGGAACATTTAGTACCATCTGCACTGTGCCGagcaaggcacactgtaagcagtACCCATTGTAGGGGTCACTGACGAATACCTAGGAATAATTGGGATTTTCTAAGACACTAAAAAGGTAAGTTAAATTTGTCGCAATCTGTAATATAGTTTTCTCAACTTagttgaacgttttttttttttgttttttaatttactgcataaggaaagagaaacttaTATGGGATGTCCTACATATGCATTCTACATGAACAAGGAGTACGTTGATAAAGACGAGATGACGACAGGGAAGGAAATAAACTTATAAGTCCTTTTTGAAATATTGCTCACATTTCCTGACAAAGTAAACTGTTTCTCTGAATCCAGAAGCCTTAAGCTGTTATCCATAAGGTCAGCTTTCAGGGAATAGATTCCCTGGTGAGAAAAGCTATAACACAACCAAGATCagattatatatactataatctTCAATGAAAAAGTTAGGTAGGAAGGATGATCTACATAGAGAATGAAGGTACACAATAGCATGTATAAGCATACATCATGTTATGTATAAATTTCAACCAACTGCAAatattatgtttaaaaataaaaagtatgggAATTTTGTCCAATCTCCATCATTTTCAGTACAGTATATCCAATCATTCATTTTTAGATAGAGCTGAACAAAATTTCTCTGCTAAGAAAAAAAAGCCTTCAGGCCAGATTTATCAGAGTTAGGAATTGCCACTCCACTCCACCGTCTGGCTaaactaacaaaatcattatGTTTCAGGATAAATTCCACACATACGGGTCATCTTTTTAAGCTAATGGCCTATGCAAACAAATAGTACTGGATTAGAGCCTTGAAGTGAATGTAAATGATCAACTATGTTAGGTCCTGTGTCCGGAAGGGACATGGCCTTTGCTAAACTTGCAAGTAATTATTATCAAGCAGATTTAGACACTTTAGCGACAAGCTTGACTGCTAAGCGTCTGTTAAAGTGAGGGACCGCTATAATGTCTTTTTTGATGTAAAAGCTGTCAGGTCAAGGGCAACATACTAAAAATATGAATGCACAATTACTAAACTGGTCACTGCcttttttctaatgtaaataaaacattcattcttAAGCACACCTGATTATCAGGTAGTGACATTCTAGTACAAggtaatttcattgatttatttgtgaaagaaaaagttttacgtGTTTGTGGATGAAATTTATTTactccatatatttatatgacattttCTGTAGgataatttatgtttgtttctcaCATCTTTAATGTAGGCATAGCCATAACTTGCCCTTGAGTTAGTAAAGAATCTTCATACTGTCATCTCAATTAAATTTAACTGTTGGCATCCAATGAACAACTTTTAACTGTTGGAAAACCATTGCACAGTATGTAGGTAAAgatgatgtgtatataaaaaaaaataggtaagtACTTATGAACATGACTTTTTATTGATgagtataaagaaaattattctctAACTATAGAATTAAACAACGACTATGATTCTTTTGAATGACTTTTTTGTTTAGatgtattaaagaaaatttgtatgaGAGAAAATTTACCATACAGACAATAACAACATTTATTCTCTTCATTTAATTAAAGAACAATCTAAGAGATTTTTAAGGATGATAAGGCTGAGTACATTGGAAGTGTATATCAAATGAAGCAATGCTGTTCAAAATGTCTTAAGTAACTGAAACATAATCAAGTGTCAAAAAACCTTGTGGCTCCTGATTTAAACAAATGAATCCTCTCTACCCAAAAATGCTTTTTTGCAAAGTTTGGCTAAAACTGACCTCATGGTTCCAGGGAAGAATTATAACAAGCAGCAAAGGGGCATGGCTAACCTCGCAAATGGGTgtgatttttcatatgaaaaatctTGAATTGCCTCTACCTAAGGATGGTTTTGGTTTATGGAGAGTTTAATTGAAATGATCCTGTGGTTCTTGATTatacgtaaaaaatataaaaaaaaaactctacttgaGTGGGGCATAGCTTCCCTTGCCAGGGAGCAAACTTGAATCCTCTTTACTCAAGGAAGCTTtgtgccaagtttggttgaaactaaTTTACTGttctaaacattaaataaaaaccagaagCTGTTGTGGACTATAACAACACAATGGGTGGCAttctttacaggcagtccccagttattggcggggctccgttcccgacagcgtgacgacaaccgaaaatcggcgataatagcactgatccccggttagcgGTGCCGATAAACAGTGATCAGCGCCGCCGATCAGAGGCGATCAGCGCTGCCAATCAGAGGcgatcagcgctgataaccggttatcagcgacaaaaatctggttatcgttgtcgctagacaagcgccgtcaaaccggatcgccagtaaccaaggctgccgataaccggccATGAATGGGAAATACTGAACTGTAAATTGAGAGTAACTTCATCCACAAAATCAAATATTGCTCTCCAAATTTTAAAATCCTTCTCATTATTTTACAGATttgtaaatacatgaaaagtgaGAGATTATTGGTGCTGTATGGAACTAAGCCAGGAGGACACCAACAAGACTGTCAAGCAGAGATCAACAAGCAGAAAACTACTTTATTATCTAGAGATAAAAATCACCAGAATAACTGGAAGGGAATACAAAGCAGCCTAAGATATTAAAAACAACTCGTCAGTGATTTGTCTCGGCTTTTCATTTAATAACAAATCCTCAGGCAAACCTTATAATAAAATAGCAAGAAAAATATGCAATGATGGTGTATATTAATTAGGGAGGACTTAAGCAAAAGGTAGGACAGTTCTATCACAATAATGCATAATGATAATTACCAATAATTCACACCGAAATAACAATATATGACAGAATactatcacttaaaaaaataaaaccaatcatAATGAAGCAATAACAAAAGATACGGGATATGTAGCATGTGCCAACATATACACAATTATCTTTGACCACAGAAATGATGATTTTTTAGCAGACTCGGATCAATTACTGAATGATTCACTCACAGTGAGCAAACTAGCATTGTAACTCCCTCAACTGGGTAAAAAACACGTACAGTATCCCGTGGCAGTTATTTCCATTTCAAATTAAGTCATTTTGCTACTGAACATACAAACTGCGACATTTGTGACGGGAAAAAAAGTTTGTGGTAAAAAATCTATTTCCCTAataatgcacatataaataatgataacttaCTTGTAAATAAATGTTGGTAATAGTGGTATTGATCTGTGGATCAGCTGCAGAAGTTCCTGTAGTGATAATACCACAAACATTATCTGCTGTATTTTCTATGCCACCACACATGACACTGCTGAGTctgtgaaaacaaaaattatatactgtacatatacaaatgaGCAAAAAAACTGAGGTACTGTAATGATATAAACTGAATTCTATGAAAGTAAAATAGTCTGCAAAGTCAAATCCATGAACCTTGCTGTCATGtgcaacttaatttttttcttttttagactaAACATTAACTACTGTGGGCTCATCGAGTAGCACTGTACAACACCAAAACTTTTACACATCTTTTTAAAGCCATGTCCACGCTATCAGGCAATGCCAGTGACCTGAGCTGTCTCTGGGCAAAGCCTTTCAGACGTGCCTGTGATGTCAACACTACTCGGCAAGTGATTAAGTTGTCTAACCAGGCAACAGCCAGAAGGAGATCGTTAGACTGAGCAGTATCGTATTATGAATGGTTTTCTTAAGGTTTATGGTATTGAACAAGTAGGTCATAGTAAAATTATTACCGCAACAAATGCTagctgaataatataaaaataattatagtaacttattgaaaataatattttgggagCTACATGACAAATATGTTCATCCACAAATCCGAATGTGCCAATCAACACTTCAACATTTATGTACAGACACTTAAAACACAACATAACCCTATTTATTTTAACTAAACTGTTAAGACAGGACTCACTCTTTGAACTGTGATGCAACATTAATAGGATCTGCTCCTGGAGTGATGAGAGCCAATTCAGCTCCCTTATGAAGAACAGCAGCAAGCTGTGCTACAAGAGCTGCCAAAGCCATAAACAGTTCTTGCTCAGCTGTTGGTCCATCGACAACATCAGCTTCCTTGATTACCGACACAGTTTCCTCGAGAGATCTCCACGCCTAAAAGTGAATAGAGCTGATCAATAGCACAATACCATAATGTATATGACAAAAACTaatgcagtacaggcagtccccggtttacgacaggggttccgtttttacggcgcgtcgtaaaccaaaaaatcgtcgaaaagcgtaaaaaatcataagaaaacattacttttaatgctttgggtgcattgaaaattatgtaaactgcatttttattgagttttcatcaaaaaaacctccaaattattattattctgccgtcttggagccatatttcttccatcggatcggcgtacgacgcatCGTAACCCTGAAACATGCTTCGTAAACCGGGCAGTAATTTCTgctgaatatatttgaaaagcgtcacaacctcggaacgtcgtaagccggacctgtcgtaaaccggggactgtctgtattaCACATGCCAGTTTATACAGGGCAAGATTGAAAAGTGTCTCATGAATTAAGCCTTGTTTAGTTTGATTCTGAGTTAAGATTAAATTGGGGCTTTTATTAAAAGCACTTTATTTAGGAAACTAATACTACTGAAGCAAacattcattttgaaacaaattcaGCGTGGATTTTATACACGACTGCGTCAAGATAATCAGGATGCAATATATTCTAAATTAGTCCACTGATCttcaaaaatattaccaaaaaacaaatgaagaactcACATTACAAATTTTTTGTGGCAGAACAGGCAAACCTGTAAGGGGCATGATATCTTCCACACGGGAAATGAAATCATCTTCCAGAGTACATTCCTCTTCTAATTCACACGCATTCTGTGGGaaattcagtaataatgataattagatTTTTAACTGTGATATCAATAAACGCAGTATCAATAACCCTACTGGCATTGTAGAGATTACTAATAAGTCACAAATGCATGAAGGCTACTACTCATCTCTAAATCAACATACATTATACTAATGTCATGGTACTGAATTCCTTTACATAATTAAACCATTCATTGCTGATTTGAAAGAGACGTAGTCTTCTACAGTTACTAGCATCTTTCACATGGATTGCATGTTGATGTCTACTCTATGGCTGCCTCCATAATCCTCTGAGTTCCCCAAGACCTGGTTTCTGATTCACAGTCCCCAAGTGCTCTCCTGAATTCTTCAGACACTCACAAACTTTGGCACATTAACTGCCATTCGGGTTAAATGTGATTGCTGAGGTTGAGATGAaacagttttttcataaaatcccATCAATCATAAACTGTGCTAACATCTGCAAGCCCCTTAATCTTGCATCCAAACTGCATGAACAGTGAGAAGGGTGGTTGGGTCTTACTTGCGGACCTTAGTAGCACATACATGGATGGTTGTTTCACTGTCTGGTGGACAAAAGATAGCCGAGTCTAGGGACATTCAAGACGATGAATCTGGGCCAATTATGATGAGTGGGTATGTTTGGAAAAACTAGTTTCCTGTAACATAGTTCAGTACTTCTTCTTTACAGAAAATGGGTTGCAGTGGAAAGATAACAATACTTCTGACTTGATGCCATCCAATTAGTGAAGGACTATGAATTCATCCCAGTAAAGATACACTGTCAAGGTTATAAAAGTTATGAGCTTGCAAATTTTTGTTGCATATAGAAATGAACGCTTATGATACAATCCTAGTCCTATGGTATGAATAttgatttaaattgttttaagaaaatatcataaaaccCCCAATTTCTGGAAAGTTCTTGAAAGTTGTCAACAGTGACAGACATCAATGacgatgaaagaggaaaacaaacatgCCATCAGTGCCCTATCCCACATCCTCCTCCTACTTGTCATTCTCGAGTAACTTCATGCGTAATTAACTGTATTTTTTCAATGGATAGCAACTGTGCATGATGCAATTCCCATCAAAATTGCTGATAACTTTACTTAAACAGTTACAGTTGATTTTTGCAAAAAATCTGAATATATTCTGTACCTCTAAGCTTATAAACATGTATTacatattacaggcagtcccaatTTACCGGCGTTGGTTAATGGCGTTTCAGCGTTACAGCACTTGGCTAGTgacgttgttaaccagatttttggtgcCAGCAAGTGATTTTCAGCAccggtaagcggtttattggtgTCGGTCAATGGTTTATCAGCATCGGTAAGTGGCTCATCAgcgccgataaaccgcttaccgacGCCAATATACCACTTACTGGTGCCGAAAATTGCTTACCGgagccgaaaatctggttaatgatgCCACTAGCTAAGTACCGAAACACCATTAACCAATGCCGCCGGTAAGGGGGGACTGCACTGCCATGCATGCAATGTATACCATAGAAAAGCTTAAGATATTACCCTAATATCAGCATTTGCAGACTGGATTTTTTCTGTGAGATAATGCGGCATACTCTGCAACATGGACGACATTTTGGATTCGCACTGTCTGGCTACTAAAGAAAGTGCTTCAATATGAACGCAGCCTTCAGTGGTTTCCCAAGCTTGGTCAAAAGTAGCTTTATGTTGGGAAATCTTGCCATCTTTCCCATAGATTCCTTCCTGCtggtgtttttcttcttctgctgctcgaTGCCGGGCCTCCTGTaagacctataaaaaaaaaaggaaccgtCTGATTCATTTTTATATCCTTACTAAACATTCTATCCTACCCTTTGGTTATTTCAAACCCAAACTGAACCTTGAAACTGGTCTTCTAATCAAGTGACAAGGACAGagcaaaaaattatgaatttaatataaaatcacTTTTGCTTCATAAATACAAAGCTATTTTGCAGGAAAGCCAAGGTGAGTACCCCACTGCTAGAAGGGGGGTCCCCCTATTCCCTACTTCATCATCTTGTTATTTCAATCCTCACTGGGGGTGGAAAGAGGGTATTACCATAGTAGGAAAAACATGTGAGAAAGTGTGTGGGGAAAGCAGAATGATTTATAAGGGCAGTCACATTTATAATGAATTGTACAAAAGGTGgaaaataatacaatacatatacagtacagtatgataAAAAGGGGTGTGGTGCAACCAACATGTAATCAGTAAGCAGGGTTTAATGTATACTTAATTAGCTTTACTAAAAAGATTCCAAAGTTACTAAAGTATGTTGACAGATGTTTCATAACTTAATTGTGTTATAGTCACAGCCCATTAcatgtatacaacaaaataattaaagtttacCGCTGATAAATTAGGTTTTGCATTTGCAAGGAAGGCCCTTTTCTTTCTCAATCCAGGATCACCTTCTTGAATGACATCCATTGCTTTACGTCCAATCACCTCCAAGGTATCCAAACCTCCCATCAAGACCTGTTTAAATACAATGATTAATTAGAGATGTAAAATTAATCTCATGAATATGCAAACCTCCCATCAAGACCTGTTTAAATACAATGATTAACTAGAGATGTAAAATTAATCTCATGAATATAGTCAAATCAGCCATCCAAACTTTAAAGCACTAGCTTTATACCAAAAACAACCTCCACTAACTTGAAAATATGATCTGAGAGTCTCAAAAATAAGCAATGACACTAAGCATTCATCTCATAATCAGCAAGCACTTTGGCTTTTCCCTTAAGAAGTTAGGATTCTAAGGGTTCATGGATTACCTTGTTGCTGGCAGTTTCAAAAACACCTGAGACTCCTGACACTAACGACCCAAGGGAAGAAAACCCGCCCAGGCCAAAATCGGTCCTGGTATTCCCCTCATCAGTGTTTTTATCTgaaaaaccaaaaatacaaaagttctGTTCTTTAAGCTACCAAAACGCATGCATCATAACTTTTCTAGAATAAAGTTAAtcatatatacatgataaaaattagggaatcaattttttatttctattgcaaTGACTGAACTGGTAAAGCTAAGGATTTGTTTGACATGAAAGGAGAAATATACAGTACggttcaagaagttggacaggtAGGTACTAAGAAACTACAGGGAGCACCTGAAAACTACGTGACAAAGCCATGTTGTTATGGTAAGTTCTGAAAGAATCTCCAAAACTTAACTACCAAAAAGGTAAGAGCATTGGTTACTGAATTGTCATCATGCAGTAGAACCACCCAAAATTCATATCCAACACAGAAATCATTCTCCTGTCTAATCGATGAGACCAAAGAGACTGAAACTTGTACAAAAAGGCATAAAACTGTCGAACATGATTCCCTAAATAAACACAACTTCATCAGTCTTATTTTGCACTTGAGACAgataaatttagccttaaattaCTAATTAGCAATATGAGTAGTATTGGCTGGGTGGATGAGATCTGACAGCAGATGTGACTTTAAATGGAAAATGTAGGCAGAGGCTGGCATCCATCTGGACACATGCTACTAAAGATGGGATGAAGAGACTTGACCAGACAAAAAAAACTGAGAAGGCACAGCAACCAGTGGGCAGTAAGAACACAAGAGTAGAATAGATGGTGAAATGTGCGAGAGAAGGAAAGTGGCGAACTGAATGTGAGGCTGAATGCACAGATGGCTGAATACATGAGAAGCTAAAAACACAAGCATCAGGAGACAGACATGGAACCGGAGCTTAAAAGGAAAGATGACAAGACTAGTGTGTGGGAAGGGTCAAATCAATATGGCAAATGACCACAGAGTTGAATAAACAGGAAAAGTACATTAAACAACACAATCTCAGTCTCTAAATGGCAAAAGAAGGCTGAAGTACtactgataacattcaatttAACCAACCAGGTTCCTTAACTGCTGAATGCCATACAACCAAGACTTATGGCTATTATGATTCAATGATATGttcatttgcacacacacaagcaaacggCTTGACTCGAACGCTTGTGTTCCTACTTACCTCTACTTTTGTTTGTCTCGTCTACTGAATCTTGCTCACTTTTGTCTCCGGTTTGTTCTTGAGCCTTCACCTGTGACTTGTATTCTTTCTCTCGTTCAGCTATTTCTTTCGCGAGTGTCTCCGGGTCTGGAACTCCCAAACTACCTTCCACAGTATCCATAATAGTGCCAACCCCACGGCCAACTTCCTGGGATAACGTGGAAGCTGCGCTGATAAGGGTTGTCCCCCAGTTACCCCAAGAGCTACCCCAGTCactgttattttctttactttcatccTGAAAACATACAAAAGTTCAAATAAATTATCTGTACCATGGATAAAACCCCCTGCTTTACTTGGGCCTTGATTAGTACGGGCAGACTGAGtcctgaataaatattaaaacttgaGAAAGTACCGTTTAAATAATGGGAAAGACTTAACCAATAACAGATGCCCTTAGTTTTTCAGCCAAAGTTTTCCACATCTTGATTCTGTCTACTTTTATTGTAAGCTGAGTACGCTATACTAACAATAAAAGTGTGAGGTCTGTAACTACAAAGCccaaaaagtatttcattaactttatgTCCCAGTGAATTATAAACACTTTAATTTTACTTATACCAAAAACCAACACAGGAGAAAGGCAATTGACTCATGAACCCTCCAGCTGCAATATTCATCAGCCAACAACTATTCCTACAAGTTATAAATTTTAACTCGccatggtctggttaaaataaataatacctaGTGTAGTAAAAATTCACCCAACAGGAAATCATTATCACAATAAGTTCTGTATTTGCAGACTTATATTCTCATAAAATGAACATTCTGACAGAGTGGTTTACATTCCTCTTATGTACTTGAACACGAAAATTTAGGGAAAACAGAAATTACAGTAGCGCTGCTCTTTCCGCTGCAAGGGAGCTTAATTTGCTAGTTACACAAGAGGAAAACTAAACCTTTATCAAacaaaagtttgttttcattacacaaaaacatgtttttcaCACAAGCCTATTAATCACAAGATCCTTATTCCATACAGAACTCATCCCAATTGCACCATTTCAATCTACCTTCTCTGATATTTCTCTCACCTTAattgtttcactttcttattctttggtctctctctctctctttggtgcgTCACCCCTCTGATTTCCTCTTTGCTTCTCCTTACGCTTGCTTCActataaaatatgtacaaaaagtaTGCATCATGATGACTGATTCATTATTCCATAAGAAACCACACCAACGACCAGATCAGTGGGATGTGAGAGCCAAGATATCCCTGGAGGAGGCtgctatttacaaaataatttgttGGTCAGACCCACAGCACTCCCAACAAGTGTTTCTATTCCGTCATGGCCAGTCtcaaacaattattatatatttttctggtaCTCCCTTTTTTCTCGTACATCTACAAAGCTCCTAGCTTAGCACTGTCATAGGCTTCTCTAGGTCTATAACAACAACGTGCAGTACTCTCCAGTCCCCATCTTTTTCCCATCACCTCTCAAAATTTAACTGTTGTCCCTCCCCCTATCATGAAACCAAAGTGTTCATGTCCTATTGTTGTTTCATTTCCGAGTCTCCTGTCCAAAAAAACTTTCCCATACCTTCATGCCTCCAAAATTTCCCTATtcctgtaaatgtcttttttcccCGTACAGTGTAAGTATTGTCCAGTGAGGATATATTTCCATTCCCAAGGCACTTTATGaccatagattattattattattattaaccaatctTTAGTATTAAATTTCACATTAAGTCCATTCATTCCTCTTACAGGCTCTTCTTTACCTCTAGTGAAATCCAAGTGCCTTCTACTTTTCATCTTTTCACTATTATATTTACCTCTCCTATGCTTATTTTAGGCATTACTACCTCAAACACAGCCCTTAGTCTTCTCATTCAAGTGTCTTAAAATTACTTGTTCCATCTATTCTTTGCCCTAAgctgattaaataaaattactccCTATACATTATCTGTCACCTTAATCTGGGAGAAATCCCGGACTGCCTCATTACTGCTCTTTTCAGTCGCTTCTTTGCTTGCTTGAAAATTTCCTCATGATAGTCTGTTCCTTTCCGTTTTTGTTTGGGGCAAATCCTAATTCCATCAAGAGGACTGTGTTGTGTGGGCTTGCCTCTAGTGGATTTTCCCAAGAAATCCTCTCCAACCTAACACATTTAACCAAGCACTGAA
Coding sequences within:
- the LOC136825337 gene encoding protein FAM114A2, with the protein product MSSESDDDFQSADEGSELEDFQSPHPQQPALPQPVKSETTYSSEDDDDEEEDERSQPPVRSAGKESSLEPRDPKQEGIDKECGASEDTSLIGSLRNLSLQVNEQLTLGKSSVNTVDDEREHEESDMSDDAEPPECSFKTFPTALTSSSTYQSEDVEGKVADARAEDGADQVKDQMTDMKRTNEQLSALDTFKELTENTEVTKDSKEIQNEKCSQELENEQSVTAKESVHVVEGKAIDVKSTVSVSESKEFVGSETQEAVSSEKVDEKNKSDESQPASQKPKPIRESKIGMKKPREKLGERLGARKLGSRIEKRPMEGLGCETIKQAEPFSDGKSVTHSGSEEASVSHKTEKPEDSLWKQEERWQQAQKPSDSQNQKVDESKENNSDWGSSWGNWGTTLISAASTLSQEVGRGVGTIMDTVEGSLGVPDPETLAKEIAEREKEYKSQVKAQEQTGDKSEQDSVDETNKSRDKNTDEGNTRTDFGLGGFSSLGSLVSGVSGVFETASNKVLMGGLDTLEVIGRKAMDVIQEGDPGLRKKRAFLANAKPNLSAVLQEARHRAAEEEKHQQEGIYGKDGKISQHKATFDQAWETTEGCVHIEALSLVARQCESKMSSMLQSMPHYLTEKIQSANADIRNACELEEECTLEDDFISRVEDIMPLTGLPVLPQKICNAWRSLEETVSVIKEADVVDGPTAEQELFMALAALVAQLAAVLHKGAELALITPGADPINVASQFKELSSVMCGGIENTADNVCGIITTGTSAADPQINTTITNIYLQSANGNSYIRQCMTHLTSVLQYSNTKQMAADL